A window of Rhizophagus irregularis chromosome 25, complete sequence genomic DNA:
GGTTAATGGGTGATTGGCTAAGATTTTGACACGTCAGTGGCAATATAATTATAGGTTTCTTTATCTGTCGGCATCCTGGACCATTGAATGTAGCATATTTTCTTGCCGCATTAATAGTTGTAGGTGAAACCTAAATTAACATCATCgaatttatttagaatatatcacaaaaatatacaagaaataattcatattatatttactcCAAGTCTATTTTGTAATTCCTGATAAGAAAATTGATGTGCAATAACGGACAAAATTCGTCGTATCCGATCTGGGCCCTTTAGATTTTGTGTTAAACTTTTCGCGAAAAAATTCCAGAATAATTATGACGAATTTTGAGGATATTATAAAGCCTAGATTAAAGAGATTCTTCAAAGCATTTTTATCATCTGTATCTACGCTCATTGAAGcccaaaaagaaaaggaaattcAATTCAAATCACATAAAGATCGTGTCCAAATTTTATGCTGTTTTTCATatgaattgtaataatttctaATGTAAGACGAAATAAATCagtaataaaatacaattaccGGAGATACTTCACTATTAAAAGGTGTGCATTTCACGATCactaaattgataattttttggataaatcCATAAGGactgtatttatttcaataatatttccaCTAGACTCccattgtttaaataaattccaaTAAATAGTTCGTTTTTTGAGATGATATTCGTATAAACTATTCATTAGTTCTTCATTACTCCATTGAGATGGTTGACAGATCGCGTATATGCATGCTCAAATCCAAATAATTGTGTACCTTGGAATTTTCCcaaaattccaattttttttccaaacttCCACAGGTAAATACCTTCATAATGTGAATTTTAGCAATTATTATTCCATACTTCTACTAGCGGAATTCTATATCttgtaataattcaataaatattaattcctTATCAAAACTCATAACCATTGAACccgaaattgaaaatttgtCCATATAAAGAAGTAATTGTTATTAGTTGGATTATCTTCAGTTTCACTGAAATCAGAATCACATTGACAAGTATAACCAGGTTGGttcaaatcaaatttgttCTTTCTAAAAtacgtaataataaattatttttcatttatttctacTTGTGTTTTCATAATAATCCGAATAGGATACATCATTTctatatcattattactatttatcgTTGGAATAAACCACCAATTTCGTGAAAATGTAAGCGGGGTTCAATTATTCCACAAGAAACTAACGTAATTGCTAGTTCGTGTCGTTTTGTCATAAGTACGATAATATTTAcacaatttttaaacaataactttttataactattatttaataatgtaaagtTGTTAACTTATAACGAAACTAGCTTTAATAAATACAGAATAACTACGggttttttttgagatttcaCGAAGAATAACCCGAAAATCAAATACTATATGGTTTTTATGCACGTGCTACACATGATCGGCGAATTTtacgaattaaaaaaattggtaacacccagataatttctttttaagcATATAagacttttcaaaaaaaaaatttctcttttctttcttatcgCAATTTATcgtaatttaatatatcagaTACACACACacattgtttttatttatgtacaatatatatacataatttttttttttttagaattttatttatttatttattattatttattcgtttctccctattttttttaaaaaaaagaaaaatgactTATTTTGATAACCTTCAAAGAAACTATACTGATGTACCTATTACGGAAGACGGTATTGAAACTATACCTTTTATTGAAGCAACCAATGGACTTGTAAAATTGTttggtatgaaaaaaaaagatttatttctttcttagaatgtatagaaattttattctaaacttttttttttcttttagactTGCTTGGTTCGAAAGCATTTAATGTCGTTCAAAGTGATATGAATGGAAACATTGAGGTACGGTTTAATTTTAATCggtttaatagttttaatCGGTTTAATGGTTTTTAAtcttaatagttttaatagggttaatgattttaatctGTTCAATTTGatcataattcttttatatagaaaattaagAACCGCTATGAAGCTGATCCAACAAAGAGCCCTACTCTTGAAAAGTTGGTGATTAACGAACAAGGTGAAAAGAAACGTACCGCTACTGAGGGTTTATTGTGGTTGAAAAGGTTAgtaatttctctttttttttcgatcctacccataaatttcatattatttaataaatttcatataattatagaGGATTGGAATTTACTTCAGTAGCATTAAGGCGTTCcattaatgatgaaaatgaagaacTTACGGTTTCTTTTACTGAGGCTTATGGTGTTACTTTGAGACCATTTCATTCCATGCTCGTCCGACCTATATTTGGAGTAcgttatatcatttttattttttttgcatacatcatatatatgcatatattaaaaaattttcttttttttttggatcaatCAAGTTGGCAATGAAAGCTTGTCCTTATcgtaaagatttttttgaaaaattgggTGATGATCAAGAAAAAGTTAAACAACAATATGAAGAATGGTTATTAGCTTTTGAAAAGGTTGTTCAAAgattaaataacttttatacTGAAGGTGGTTATGataaaggtaaattttaataatagataataatatacatttgttgatttttttaaaaaattttaataaaataaaggaagatggaaattataattttgaaactaaGCAAAATTAAttggtttttattaataatgcaatctattattttaataaaatttgtaataatttgttgagatcaattggaataattatctaatttgtTAAGATCAATtggaataatttttgatatttatctaATTTGTTGAAGATCAAttggaataatattttttttttttaataattatcatcattttacaaatatattattaaaaggatTTCCCaccaaataatgaaaaaaaaaattatctaagaaaaaaaaaggcagcggaaaataaattgaaaacaaaatagatttctttttaatttttgttttcagCTTCACCAGGCTTCTTTGAATTACATGCTACAATCTTGATTTTGTCAACAGGTAACGATTCATGTTCCAATTTGAAATTAGGATTCTTAATAATGAATGTCCATACTTCATCGCAAAATCGATAAGTATGAAGATGTCCAGCCTGAAAATTTCAACAATTAAGTTAATGAAACAAATTTTGAtcaatcaatttaaataatgaattagatTTTAAGCTTACTTTAAAAGTTGCCTTATGTTTGACTTTATTTTCAAGAGATTCCGCTATACTTTTATCAAACTTGAATTgaattgaaatataaatttgataaatttgatttttgtaagtaataaattaacaaaaacaaaaagaggatcatatcaagatatattatatatataattcacgGATTCACGGATCAAATcataaattccatatataatatatatataatctaattactttatataaaatgaattgaaacgaagaaaaaaaaaaaatcctatttcttatattgattcataatattaatttttaaaacatactTGTAAAAGAACCTTCATCGCTAGTTGTGGAGAAATTCGggcatttttaattaactcGTCAAGAGAATCTGTCAAGGCCACAccaatactttttatataaattacgtttaaaacataaaataattgtcagtaaaggaaaaaaacaagataattaaaaattaaatatatatattttacatataaatttttaaaaaactattatttaatgattttcattAACGATTgagagagattttttttttaaaaaataaaaaatacaataaatacgaAAGAAAAACctgtttcttttaaaataaacaggTTTTAACCTTCTTCTACAACAAAGTTCTTTGTAATACCAACCTGCTTCTGCGATAAAGTTCATAGTAATGAGTCATTGTGATAAAATGTTTTATTGACAAAAAGAGGacttctattaaaatttttacgaGTTGAAAAAAGAAGAGAGAAGTTTGCCTTTATAAAGGGGCTGATGATACAATTTTTGTGTTGATTCAACCaatgatttttattgtaataataatgtaatatttccaTTACATTCAAGCACGTGAATCCTATTAGTCAATCCCATTTTATAACTTATTttggtaaattaaatataataactt
This region includes:
- a CDS encoding Transcription initiation factor IIA small chain (TFIIA 13.5 kDa subunit) produces the protein MTHYYELYRRSSIGVALTDSLDELIKNARISPQLAMKVLLQFDKSIAESLENKVKHKATFKAGHLHTYRFCDEVWTFIIKNPNFKLEHESLPVDKIKIVACNSKKPGEAENKN